From a region of the Salvelinus fontinalis isolate EN_2023a chromosome 13, ASM2944872v1, whole genome shotgun sequence genome:
- the tm4sf21a gene encoding transmembrane 4 L6 family member 1 isoform X1 has product MCTGKCSRCIGVALYPLAVISIICNIILFFPGWETSYAKDGYITEEVKYMGGLVGGGLMVLVPALYIHVTGQQGCCANRCGMFLSIAFAAVGVAGALYSFIVAMLGLINGPYCRVLLIWTTPFKDKENSYLNNRDLWGLCTAPKDVVEFNIGLFAILLLTSSLQLVLCCSQMINGLFGCLCGTCTSKGQVI; this is encoded by the exons ATGTGTACAGGTAAATGCTCCCGGTGTATCGGGGTGGCGCTATACCCACTGGCAGTCATCTCCATCATCTGTAACATCATACTGTTCTTCCCGGGCTGGGAGACCAGTTACGCCAAAGATGGATACATTACAGAAGAGGTGAAGTACATGGGTGGACTGGTTGGAGGGGGACTAATG GTGTTGGTCCCAGCATTGTACATCCATGTTACTGGACAGCAGGGATGCTGTGCCAACCGCTGCGGG ATGTTCCTCTCCATTGCCTTTGCTGCGGTCGGGGTTGCTGGCGCCCTCTACAGTTTCATAGTGGCAATGCTTGGCCTGATTAATGGGCCCTACTGTAGAGTGCTGCTGATCTGGACGACTCCCTTCAAAGACAA AGAGAACAGTTACCTGAACAACCGTGATCTGTGGGGCTTGTGCACAGCGCCTAAAGACGTGGTGGAGTTTAACATTGGGCTGTTTGCCATCCTGCTGCTGACAAGCTCTCTGCAGCTGGTGCTCTGTTGCAGCCAGATGATCAACGGGCTCTTTGGATGCCTCTGTGGAACCTGCACCAGCAAAGGG CAGGTTATTTAA
- the tm4sf21a gene encoding transmembrane 4 L6 family member 5 isoform X2, whose translation MCTGKCSRCIGVALYPLAVISIICNIILFFPGWETSYAKDGYITEEVKYMGGLVGGGLMVLVPALYIHVTGQQGCCANRCGMFLSIAFAAVGVAGALYSFIVAMLGLINGPYCRVLLIWTTPFKDKENSYLNNRDLWGLCTAPKDVVEFNIGLFAILLLTSSLQLVLCCSQMINGLFGCLCGTCTSKGVI comes from the exons ATGTGTACAGGTAAATGCTCCCGGTGTATCGGGGTGGCGCTATACCCACTGGCAGTCATCTCCATCATCTGTAACATCATACTGTTCTTCCCGGGCTGGGAGACCAGTTACGCCAAAGATGGATACATTACAGAAGAGGTGAAGTACATGGGTGGACTGGTTGGAGGGGGACTAATG GTGTTGGTCCCAGCATTGTACATCCATGTTACTGGACAGCAGGGATGCTGTGCCAACCGCTGCGGG ATGTTCCTCTCCATTGCCTTTGCTGCGGTCGGGGTTGCTGGCGCCCTCTACAGTTTCATAGTGGCAATGCTTGGCCTGATTAATGGGCCCTACTGTAGAGTGCTGCTGATCTGGACGACTCCCTTCAAAGACAA AGAGAACAGTTACCTGAACAACCGTGATCTGTGGGGCTTGTGCACAGCGCCTAAAGACGTGGTGGAGTTTAACATTGGGCTGTTTGCCATCCTGCTGCTGACAAGCTCTCTGCAGCTGGTGCTCTGTTGCAGCCAGATGATCAACGGGCTCTTTGGATGCCTCTGTGGAACCTGCACCAGCAAAGGG GTTATTTAA